One genomic region from Mangifera indica cultivar Alphonso chromosome 17, CATAS_Mindica_2.1, whole genome shotgun sequence encodes:
- the LOC123200002 gene encoding replication protein A 32 kDa subunit B, with the protein MYSGEFDGATAFSGGGFMPSQATVNPNNSSSVSKNRIVRTLLPLTVKQLNEISSSIELTATIDGIDVSTVTIVGKVCDMQDKEPQFTFLIDDGTGKIECSRWAHERLEFNEVSQILQGMYVRVYGHLKSLQDKRTLNAYSLRPVIDFNEITSHFIECIYVHVYNTNLRAGIMAHPQMINSTAINTPLKEYQAVPSNQFSGHYSFDGDKSIYQIVLNFLRRPEFLAINNGIHCSEIAKQLNLPMDKLMEVLEYLNENSLVYSVDEFHYKSAVNA; encoded by the exons ATGTATTCAGGAGAATTCGACGGCGCCACCGCCTTCTCCGGCGGAGGATTCATGCCATCTCAGGCCACCGTTAACCCCAATAACTCCTCCTCTGTTTCCAAA AATCGAATTGTCCGGACCCTGCTTCCATTGACTGTGAAGCAGCTAAATGAAATATCAAGTAGTATTGAATTGACTGCTACAATTGATGGTATTGATGTCAGCACT GTTACAATTGTTGGGAAGGTATGTGATATGCAAGATAAGGAACCCCAGTTTACCTTCCTTATTGATGATGGCACAGGGAAGATTGAATGCAGTAGATG GGCTCATGAGCGCTTGGAATTCAACGAAGTAAGCCAAATCTT gcAAGGAATGTATGTTCGTGTTTATGGACACTTGAAATCCCTTCAGGATAAAAGGACCTTAAATGCCTATTCCTTGAG GCCTGTGATTGACTTCAATGAGATTACAAGCCATTTTATCGAGTGCATATATGTTCATGTATATAACACCAATTTACGG GCTGGCATCATGGCTCATCCCCAAATGATAAATTCTACTGCTATTAATACCCCTCTGAAGGAATATCAAGCTGTTCCTTCTAATCAA TTCTCTGGCCATTATAGCTTTGATGGAGACAAGAGCATTTATCAGATTGTCTTGAACTTTTTGCGGAGACCTGAGTTCCT TGCAATTAACAATGGGATACATTGCAGCGAAATTGCTAAACAGCTTAATCTTCCAATGGATAAGCTCAT GGAAGTTTTAGAATATCTTAAtgaaaatagtttagtttacTCGGTTGATGAGTTTCACTACAAATCTGCTGTCAATGCGTGA